From Blattabacterium cuenoti, a single genomic window includes:
- a CDS encoding 4Fe-4S dicluster domain-containing protein has translation MKSNKKEIIFENYKPMKDLINGKTSRRDFIKWLGFSTASVTLAACKGPVIKSIPYIVKPESITPGIPNYYASTMIDSFDIGSVLVKTREGRPIKIEPNSSSEFFHTTSARIQSSLLSLYDEERLKNPFLKGQKSSWKNIDNYIIQHLKYLSKTKKDIIFLSYSFPSFSTKKLIQDFKKKYPSTKWVIYDPISYSKVLDASKKIFGIRGFPVFDLKKSELIISFDADFLGDWCPENMAQSYVFNRKPKKNMMQHIQIESNMTITGANADFRLSKKPSDIKKILIEIFQNIFFGKKIKDKNAKKIISLIKKMGSKCVILADGDQESYEISFLINIKINSLALQEKKYFLSKESNDHEFKNFLKSLEKGNIGALFIHNVNPIYSLPLSISKKIIEFIKKIPLTVSFSTNKDETNEIMDVLAPIPHWLESWGDTCPVTNVCTLTQPTIQRIFNTRQFQDSLIIWSGIKEKNYYEYLKKVWEKNIIPQSNVASFNEALFHGVVTLTKNHNHSSSSILINEKIQEYGKRKKTIDPKIKKSFELRLYTKISMGDGSQYNNPWLQELPDPITRTTWDNYLTISYFDANKIGLKNWNSGDGSLNGNCVNLIKNNKIIIQNLPIFIQPGQAVGSVGLAFGYGQKKGKLSHMINGKNAYKCYENFHIIQNDIQIEKVDKIHKFACVQLHHTTVGRNLVKETDLDVFLNNPKEIWNEEEKVLTHKGMLPTEKISIWNQNHKKEKNGHHFNLSIDLNACIGCGACIIACHSENNVPVVGKKEIEKSRDMHWLRIDRYYCADKNEENNHEENIYKNPKVVFQPIMCQHCDHAPCETVCPVGATSHGEQGQNMMTYNRCIGTRYCANNCPYKVRRFNWFNYANNSKFDFNMNNTLGKMVLNPDVVIRTRGVMEKCSLCIQRTQYTIGVAKKENRKIKDEEFETACSTSCPTKAITFGDANNSNSLIYKKINNSRSYKLLDFIGVRPNVSYQLKIRNKRKME, from the coding sequence ATGAAATCAAATAAAAAAGAAATCATATTTGAAAATTACAAACCGATGAAAGATCTTATAAATGGAAAAACGTCTAGACGTGATTTTATTAAATGGTTAGGGTTCAGTACAGCTTCCGTTACTTTAGCCGCTTGTAAAGGTCCAGTTATAAAATCTATTCCTTACATAGTTAAACCAGAAAGTATTACTCCAGGAATTCCTAATTATTATGCATCAACTATGATTGATTCTTTTGATATAGGAAGTGTTTTAGTTAAAACAAGAGAAGGACGTCCCATAAAAATAGAACCTAATTCTTCTTCTGAATTTTTTCATACAACTTCTGCTAGAATACAATCTTCTTTGTTATCTCTTTATGATGAAGAAAGATTAAAAAATCCTTTCTTAAAAGGTCAAAAAAGTTCTTGGAAAAACATAGATAATTATATCATTCAACACTTAAAATATTTATCCAAAACAAAAAAAGATATAATTTTTCTTTCTTATTCTTTTCCAAGTTTTTCTACAAAAAAATTGATTCAAGATTTTAAAAAAAAATATCCATCAACTAAATGGGTCATTTATGATCCTATTTCATATTCTAAAGTTTTAGATGCTTCGAAAAAAATATTTGGAATTCGTGGTTTTCCTGTCTTTGATCTAAAAAAATCAGAATTAATCATTTCATTTGATGCAGATTTTTTGGGTGATTGGTGTCCAGAAAATATGGCTCAATCTTATGTTTTTAATAGAAAACCTAAAAAAAATATGATGCAACATATTCAAATAGAAAGTAATATGACTATAACTGGAGCAAATGCAGATTTCCGTTTATCTAAAAAACCTTCTGATATAAAAAAAATATTGATTGAAATATTTCAAAACATTTTTTTCGGAAAAAAAATAAAGGATAAAAATGCAAAAAAAATAATTTCATTAATAAAAAAAATGGGATCTAAATGCGTTATTCTTGCGGATGGAGATCAGGAATCTTATGAGATATCTTTTTTAATTAATATAAAAATTAATAGTCTCGCTTTACAAGAAAAAAAATATTTTTTATCTAAAGAAAGTAATGACCATGAGTTTAAAAATTTTTTAAAAAGTTTAGAAAAAGGAAATATTGGAGCATTATTTATTCATAATGTGAATCCTATTTATAGTCTTCCATTATCCATTTCTAAAAAAATCATAGAATTTATAAAAAAAATTCCTTTAACTGTTTCTTTTTCGACAAATAAAGATGAAACCAATGAAATAATGGATGTTTTAGCTCCTATTCCTCATTGGTTAGAAAGTTGGGGAGATACTTGTCCCGTTACTAATGTTTGTACATTAACTCAACCTACTATTCAACGTATTTTTAATACAAGACAATTTCAGGATTCTTTAATCATTTGGAGTGGGATTAAAGAAAAAAATTATTACGAATATTTGAAAAAAGTTTGGGAAAAAAATATTATTCCTCAATCTAATGTTGCTTCTTTTAATGAGGCTTTATTTCATGGAGTAGTAACACTTACAAAAAATCATAACCATTCTTCATCTTCAATTTTAATTAATGAAAAAATACAAGAATATGGAAAAAGAAAAAAAACAATTGACCCAAAAATAAAAAAAAGTTTTGAACTTAGATTATATACTAAAATCAGTATGGGAGATGGTTCTCAATATAATAATCCTTGGTTACAAGAACTACCGGACCCCATTACTCGTACTACATGGGATAATTATTTAACTATATCATATTTTGACGCAAATAAAATAGGATTGAAAAATTGGAATTCTGGAGATGGATCTTTAAATGGAAACTGTGTTAATTTAATTAAAAATAATAAGATAATCATTCAGAATCTTCCTATTTTTATTCAACCTGGACAAGCTGTAGGATCTGTGGGATTAGCTTTTGGTTATGGTCAAAAAAAAGGAAAACTATCTCATATGATTAACGGAAAAAATGCCTATAAATGCTATGAAAATTTTCACATTATACAAAATGATATACAAATAGAAAAAGTAGACAAAATACATAAATTTGCTTGTGTACAACTGCATCACACCACAGTAGGAAGAAATTTAGTGAAAGAGACAGATTTGGACGTATTTTTAAATAATCCAAAAGAAATTTGGAATGAGGAAGAAAAAGTTTTAACTCATAAAGGAATGCTTCCTACAGAAAAAATTTCTATTTGGAATCAAAATCATAAAAAAGAAAAAAACGGACATCATTTTAATTTATCTATAGATTTAAATGCTTGTATTGGATGTGGAGCATGTATAATTGCATGTCACTCGGAAAATAATGTTCCTGTTGTTGGAAAAAAAGAAATAGAAAAATCTAGAGATATGCATTGGTTACGTATAGATAGATATTATTGTGCAGATAAAAATGAAGAAAATAATCATGAAGAAAATATTTATAAAAATCCAAAAGTAGTTTTTCAACCAATTATGTGTCAACATTGCGATCATGCTCCCTGTGAAACTGTATGTCCAGTTGGAGCAACTTCTCATGGAGAACAAGGTCAAAATATGATGACTTATAATCGTTGTATAGGAACTCGTTATTGTGCAAATAATTGTCCTTATAAAGTAAGGAGATTTAATTGGTTTAATTATGCTAATAATTCCAAATTTGATTTTAACATGAATAATACTTTGGGTAAAATGGTTCTAAATCCAGATGTAGTTATCAGAACCAGAGGAGTCATGGAAAAATG